A DNA window from Aphelocoma coerulescens isolate FSJ_1873_10779 chromosome 7, UR_Acoe_1.0, whole genome shotgun sequence contains the following coding sequences:
- the PTPRN gene encoding receptor-type tyrosine-protein phosphatase-like N isoform X3 — protein sequence MGRRLLRALLCLLLLAGRGQLRDGAAAAATAAHGCLFDRRLCAPQEVCVQDGLFGQCQVGSVQDRPYFQVTSPVLQRLQDVLRHLMAQGLSWQDGITQYVISQEMERIPRLRLPPSLEPVARDRFLPVRSEPRRAPLPPDAGLPAAQHLEQPPPLLLSPLVQRYLEHVLLPSPPQLGYEEALLNPYSYHKFGYQDGAHQHPSSSARQSSETSSLLGRVPAQTLFGAGPVPSYGGQPGMDGGHLFQDLGMLSLPREKAGRPDPASARLQHSLQLPDDYRNMEGREQQAPLAAQPPSAQTDAALKRLASLLASYGLGLPELNPQQLSSLSTLLQLLQSSGVAGPEVPTAKRVMEGDMQHGEEPVPPSSTVPPSKIPASRSPGDGTKGRATSSPAPQAEPQQAHSGDALSPRKQIVVEKKSYTEMKDGGAQQGMRPPDEYGYIVTDQKPLGLAAGVRLLELLAKHLHLSTASFINISVVGPALTFRIQQNPQNFSLADVASQTEQVKGELEHELGLKIVQTGVGERNEAAAYSRPSRFGDGFHSVLLTFIALACVAVIAITVSAAFCLRRHAKQREKERLAALGPEGAADTTFEYQELCRQHMAAKSLFGRTEAPAAPAETSRVSSVSSQFSDAPQPSPSSHSSTPSWCEEPVQSNMDISTGHMILAYMEDHLRNRDRLAKEWQALCAYQAEPSICSIAQSEANLKKNRNPDYVPYDHVRIKLKAESNPSRSDFINASPIIEHDPRMPAYIATQGPLSHTIADFWQMVWEHGCTVIVMLSPLAEDSVKQCDRYWPDEGSSLYHIYEVNLVSEHIWCEDFLVRSFYLKNVQSQETRTLTQFHFLSWPAEGIPTTTRPLLDFRRKVNKCYRGRSCPIIVHCSDGAGRTGTYILVDMVLNRMAKGVKEIDIAATLEHIRDQRPGMVQTKDQFEFALTAVAEEVNAILKALPQ from the exons ATGGGGCGGCGGCTCCTCCGGGcgctcctctgcctcctcctcctggccGGCCGCGGGCAGCTGCGTgacggcgctgctgccgccgccaccgccgcacACG GCTGCCTGTTTGACCGGAGGCTGTGTGCCCCGCAGGAGGTGTGTGTGCAGG ATGGGCTATTTGGGCAGTGCCAGGTGGGCTCCGTGCAGGACAGACCCTATTTCCAGGTTACATCTCCCGTGCTCCAGCGTCTGCAGGATGTCTTGCGACATCTCATGGCACAAG ggctcTCGTGGCAGGATGGCATCACCCAGTATGTGATCTCTCAGGAGATGGAGCGCATCCCCCGCCTCCGCTTGCCACCCTCGCTGGAGCCAGTGGCCAGGGACAG GTTCCTGCCTGTCCGCAGTGAGCCCCGGCGAGCCCCATTGCCCCCAGACGCCGGCCTGCCAGCAGCTCAGCATCTGGAGCAGCCCCCACCACTGCTGCTTTCCCCACTGGTGCAGCGGTACTTGGAGCatgtcctgctgccctccccaccccagctgGGCTACGAGGAGGCTCTGCTCAATCCCTACTCCTACCACAAG TTCGGCTATCAGGATGGTGCTCACCAGCAtcccagcagctcagccaggcAGAGCTCTGAAACCTCCTCGCTGCTGGGCCGGGTCCCTGCCCAGACCCTTTTTGGGGCTGGCCCTGTGCCCTCCTATGGCGGGCAGCCAGGAATGGATGGGGGGCATCTCTTCCAGGACTTGGGCATGCTTTCCCTGCCCAGAGAGAAAGCTGGCCGCCCGGACCCTGCCAGCGCCAGGCTTCAGCACAGCTTGCAGCTCCCCGATGACTACAGAAACATggaggggagggagcagcaaGCACCCCTGgctgcccagccaccctctgcaCAGACAG ATGCTGCCCTGAAGAGATTGGCTTCCCTCCTGGCCAGCTATGGCctggggctgccagagctgaaTCCCCAGCAGCTAAGCAGCCTGTCCACTCTCCTCCAGCTTCTCCAGAGCTCTG GTGTTGCTGGCCCTGAAGTGCCCACAGCGAAACGG GTGATGGAGGGAGACATGCAGCATGGAGAGGAGCCAGTACCCCCTTCCTCCACAGTGCcaccctccaaaatcccagccaGTAGATCCCcaggggatggaacaaaggGCAGGGCAACATCCTCACCAGCTCCCCAGGCTGAGCCACAGCAGGCACACAGTGGAGATGCCCTTAGCCCCAGAAAGCAGATTGTGGTGGAGAAGAAGAGCTACACAGAGATGAAGGATGGTGGGGCACAGCAGGGCATGCGGCCACCAGACGAGTATGGCTACATCGTCACAGACCAGAA GCCCCTGGGGCTGGCTGCTGGCGTGCGGCTGCTGGAGCTCCTAGCCAAGCACCTCCACCTCTCCACTGCCAGCTTCATCAACATCAG CGTTGTGGGTCCTGCACTTACCTTCCGTATCCAACAGAACCCTCAGAACTTTTCACTGGCAGATGTGGCCAGCCAGACTG AGCAAGTGAAGGGAGAGCTGGAGCACGAGCTGGGCCTGAAGATTGTGCAAACAGGAGTGGGAGAG CGAAATGAGGCTGCTGCCTACTCACGCCCATCCCGTTTTGGGGACGGCTTCCACTCGGTGCTGCTGACCTTCATCGCACTGGCCTGCGTGGCAGTCATTGCCATCACAGTGTCTGCGGCCTTCTGCCTCCGGCGCCATGCCAAGCAGCGGGAGAAGGAGCGCCTGGCTGCCCTGGGGCCAGAGGGTGCTGCCGACACCACCTTCGAGTACCAG GAGCTGTGCCGCCAGCACATGGCTGCCAAGTCTCTCTTTGGCCGCACTGAGGCACCCGCAGCACCAGCGGAGACTTCGAGGGTCAGCAGTGTCTCATCCCAGTTCAGCGACGCtccacagcccagccccagctcccacagcagcacacCCTCCTGGTGCGAGGAGCCTGTCCAGTCCAACATGGACATCTCCACCGGACACATGATCCTG GCCTATATGGAGGACCACCTCCGCAACCGAGACCGGCTGGCCAAGGAGTGGCAGGCGCTCTGCGCCTACCAAGCTGAGCCCAGCATCTGCTCCATTGCCCAGAGCGAAGCCAACCTGAAGAAGAACCGCAACCCCGACTATGTGCCCT ATGATCACGTGCGGATCAAGCTGAAAGCCGAGAGCAACCCATCCCGCAGTGACTTCATCAATGCCAGTCCAATC ATTGAGCATGACCCACGGATGCCAGCATACATTGCCACACAGGGGCCATTGTCCCACACTATTGCTGACTTCTGGCAG ATGGTGTGGGAACATGGCTGCACTGTCATTGTCATGCTGAGCCCCCTGGCTGAGGACAGTGTCAAGCAGTGTGACCGCTACTGGCCGGATGAAGGCTCCTCTCTTTACCACATCTACGAG GTGAACCTGGTGTCAGAGCACATCTGGTGTGAGGATTTCCTGGTGCGCAGCTTCTACCTGAAAAATGTGCAGTCGCAGGAGACCCGCACCCTGACGCAGTTCCACTTCCTCAGCTGGCCGGCCGAGGGCATCCCTACCACCACCCGGCCCCTCCTTGACTTCCGCAG GAAGGTGAACAAGTGCTACCGGGGTCGCTCCTGCCCTATTATCGTGCACTGCAG TGACGGTGCAGGCAGGACTGGGACGTACATCCTTGTCGACATGGTCCTGAACCGAATGGCCAAAG GGGTGAAGGAGATAGACATAGCTGCTACGCTGGAGCACATCCGAGACCAGCGGCCTGGTATGGTGCAGACCAAG GACCAGTTTGAGTTCGCACTGACGGCTGTGGCAGAGGA
- the PTPRN gene encoding receptor-type tyrosine-protein phosphatase-like N isoform X2, translating into MGRRLLRALLCLLLLAGRGQLRDGAAAAATAAHGCLFDRRLCAPQEVCVQDGLFGQCQVGSVQDRPYFQVTSPVLQRLQDVLRHLMAQGLSWQDGITQYVISQEMERIPRLRLPPSLEPVARDRFLPVRSEPRRAPLPPDAGLPAAQHLEQPPPLLLSPLVQRYLEHVLLPSPPQLGYEEALLNPYSYHKFGYQDGAHQHPSSSARQSSETSSLLGRVPAQTLFGAGPVPSYGGQPGMDGGHLFQDLGMLSLPREKAGRPDPASARLQHSLQLPDDYRNMEGREQQAPLAAQPPSAQTDAALKRLASLLASYGLGLPELNPQQLSSLSTLLQLLQSSGVAGPEVPTAKRVGLQQGDAGEGAMPKVMEGDMQHGEEPVPPSSTVPPSKIPASRSPGDGTKGRATSSPAPQAEPQQAHSGDALSPRKQIVVEKKSYTEMKDGGAQQGMRPPDEYGYIVTDQKPLGLAAGVRLLELLAKHLHLSTASFINISVVGPALTFRIQQNPQNFSLADVASQTEQVKGELEHELGLKIVQTGVGERNEAAAYSRPSRFGDGFHSVLLTFIALACVAVIAITVSAAFCLRRHAKQREKERLAALGPEGAADTTFEYQLCRQHMAAKSLFGRTEAPAAPAETSRVSSVSSQFSDAPQPSPSSHSSTPSWCEEPVQSNMDISTGHMILAYMEDHLRNRDRLAKEWQALCAYQAEPSICSIAQSEANLKKNRNPDYVPYDHVRIKLKAESNPSRSDFINASPIIEHDPRMPAYIATQGPLSHTIADFWQMVWEHGCTVIVMLSPLAEDSVKQCDRYWPDEGSSLYHIYEVNLVSEHIWCEDFLVRSFYLKNVQSQETRTLTQFHFLSWPAEGIPTTTRPLLDFRRKVNKCYRGRSCPIIVHCSDGAGRTGTYILVDMVLNRMAKGVKEIDIAATLEHIRDQRPGMVQTKDQFEFALTAVAEEVNAILKALPQ; encoded by the exons ATGGGGCGGCGGCTCCTCCGGGcgctcctctgcctcctcctcctggccGGCCGCGGGCAGCTGCGTgacggcgctgctgccgccgccaccgccgcacACG GCTGCCTGTTTGACCGGAGGCTGTGTGCCCCGCAGGAGGTGTGTGTGCAGG ATGGGCTATTTGGGCAGTGCCAGGTGGGCTCCGTGCAGGACAGACCCTATTTCCAGGTTACATCTCCCGTGCTCCAGCGTCTGCAGGATGTCTTGCGACATCTCATGGCACAAG ggctcTCGTGGCAGGATGGCATCACCCAGTATGTGATCTCTCAGGAGATGGAGCGCATCCCCCGCCTCCGCTTGCCACCCTCGCTGGAGCCAGTGGCCAGGGACAG GTTCCTGCCTGTCCGCAGTGAGCCCCGGCGAGCCCCATTGCCCCCAGACGCCGGCCTGCCAGCAGCTCAGCATCTGGAGCAGCCCCCACCACTGCTGCTTTCCCCACTGGTGCAGCGGTACTTGGAGCatgtcctgctgccctccccaccccagctgGGCTACGAGGAGGCTCTGCTCAATCCCTACTCCTACCACAAG TTCGGCTATCAGGATGGTGCTCACCAGCAtcccagcagctcagccaggcAGAGCTCTGAAACCTCCTCGCTGCTGGGCCGGGTCCCTGCCCAGACCCTTTTTGGGGCTGGCCCTGTGCCCTCCTATGGCGGGCAGCCAGGAATGGATGGGGGGCATCTCTTCCAGGACTTGGGCATGCTTTCCCTGCCCAGAGAGAAAGCTGGCCGCCCGGACCCTGCCAGCGCCAGGCTTCAGCACAGCTTGCAGCTCCCCGATGACTACAGAAACATggaggggagggagcagcaaGCACCCCTGgctgcccagccaccctctgcaCAGACAG ATGCTGCCCTGAAGAGATTGGCTTCCCTCCTGGCCAGCTATGGCctggggctgccagagctgaaTCCCCAGCAGCTAAGCAGCCTGTCCACTCTCCTCCAGCTTCTCCAGAGCTCTG GTGTTGCTGGCCCTGAAGTGCCCACAGCGAAACGGGTGGGTTTGCAGCAGGGTGATGCTGGAGAAGGTGCCATGCCaaag GTGATGGAGGGAGACATGCAGCATGGAGAGGAGCCAGTACCCCCTTCCTCCACAGTGCcaccctccaaaatcccagccaGTAGATCCCcaggggatggaacaaaggGCAGGGCAACATCCTCACCAGCTCCCCAGGCTGAGCCACAGCAGGCACACAGTGGAGATGCCCTTAGCCCCAGAAAGCAGATTGTGGTGGAGAAGAAGAGCTACACAGAGATGAAGGATGGTGGGGCACAGCAGGGCATGCGGCCACCAGACGAGTATGGCTACATCGTCACAGACCAGAA GCCCCTGGGGCTGGCTGCTGGCGTGCGGCTGCTGGAGCTCCTAGCCAAGCACCTCCACCTCTCCACTGCCAGCTTCATCAACATCAG CGTTGTGGGTCCTGCACTTACCTTCCGTATCCAACAGAACCCTCAGAACTTTTCACTGGCAGATGTGGCCAGCCAGACTG AGCAAGTGAAGGGAGAGCTGGAGCACGAGCTGGGCCTGAAGATTGTGCAAACAGGAGTGGGAGAG CGAAATGAGGCTGCTGCCTACTCACGCCCATCCCGTTTTGGGGACGGCTTCCACTCGGTGCTGCTGACCTTCATCGCACTGGCCTGCGTGGCAGTCATTGCCATCACAGTGTCTGCGGCCTTCTGCCTCCGGCGCCATGCCAAGCAGCGGGAGAAGGAGCGCCTGGCTGCCCTGGGGCCAGAGGGTGCTGCCGACACCACCTTCGAGTACCAG CTGTGCCGCCAGCACATGGCTGCCAAGTCTCTCTTTGGCCGCACTGAGGCACCCGCAGCACCAGCGGAGACTTCGAGGGTCAGCAGTGTCTCATCCCAGTTCAGCGACGCtccacagcccagccccagctcccacagcagcacacCCTCCTGGTGCGAGGAGCCTGTCCAGTCCAACATGGACATCTCCACCGGACACATGATCCTG GCCTATATGGAGGACCACCTCCGCAACCGAGACCGGCTGGCCAAGGAGTGGCAGGCGCTCTGCGCCTACCAAGCTGAGCCCAGCATCTGCTCCATTGCCCAGAGCGAAGCCAACCTGAAGAAGAACCGCAACCCCGACTATGTGCCCT ATGATCACGTGCGGATCAAGCTGAAAGCCGAGAGCAACCCATCCCGCAGTGACTTCATCAATGCCAGTCCAATC ATTGAGCATGACCCACGGATGCCAGCATACATTGCCACACAGGGGCCATTGTCCCACACTATTGCTGACTTCTGGCAG ATGGTGTGGGAACATGGCTGCACTGTCATTGTCATGCTGAGCCCCCTGGCTGAGGACAGTGTCAAGCAGTGTGACCGCTACTGGCCGGATGAAGGCTCCTCTCTTTACCACATCTACGAG GTGAACCTGGTGTCAGAGCACATCTGGTGTGAGGATTTCCTGGTGCGCAGCTTCTACCTGAAAAATGTGCAGTCGCAGGAGACCCGCACCCTGACGCAGTTCCACTTCCTCAGCTGGCCGGCCGAGGGCATCCCTACCACCACCCGGCCCCTCCTTGACTTCCGCAG GAAGGTGAACAAGTGCTACCGGGGTCGCTCCTGCCCTATTATCGTGCACTGCAG TGACGGTGCAGGCAGGACTGGGACGTACATCCTTGTCGACATGGTCCTGAACCGAATGGCCAAAG GGGTGAAGGAGATAGACATAGCTGCTACGCTGGAGCACATCCGAGACCAGCGGCCTGGTATGGTGCAGACCAAG GACCAGTTTGAGTTCGCACTGACGGCTGTGGCAGAGGA
- the PTPRN gene encoding receptor-type tyrosine-protein phosphatase-like N isoform X1, which produces MGRRLLRALLCLLLLAGRGQLRDGAAAAATAAHGCLFDRRLCAPQEVCVQDGLFGQCQVGSVQDRPYFQVTSPVLQRLQDVLRHLMAQGLSWQDGITQYVISQEMERIPRLRLPPSLEPVARDRFLPVRSEPRRAPLPPDAGLPAAQHLEQPPPLLLSPLVQRYLEHVLLPSPPQLGYEEALLNPYSYHKFGYQDGAHQHPSSSARQSSETSSLLGRVPAQTLFGAGPVPSYGGQPGMDGGHLFQDLGMLSLPREKAGRPDPASARLQHSLQLPDDYRNMEGREQQAPLAAQPPSAQTDAALKRLASLLASYGLGLPELNPQQLSSLSTLLQLLQSSGVAGPEVPTAKRVGLQQGDAGEGAMPKVMEGDMQHGEEPVPPSSTVPPSKIPASRSPGDGTKGRATSSPAPQAEPQQAHSGDALSPRKQIVVEKKSYTEMKDGGAQQGMRPPDEYGYIVTDQKPLGLAAGVRLLELLAKHLHLSTASFINISVVGPALTFRIQQNPQNFSLADVASQTEQVKGELEHELGLKIVQTGVGERNEAAAYSRPSRFGDGFHSVLLTFIALACVAVIAITVSAAFCLRRHAKQREKERLAALGPEGAADTTFEYQELCRQHMAAKSLFGRTEAPAAPAETSRVSSVSSQFSDAPQPSPSSHSSTPSWCEEPVQSNMDISTGHMILAYMEDHLRNRDRLAKEWQALCAYQAEPSICSIAQSEANLKKNRNPDYVPYDHVRIKLKAESNPSRSDFINASPIIEHDPRMPAYIATQGPLSHTIADFWQMVWEHGCTVIVMLSPLAEDSVKQCDRYWPDEGSSLYHIYEVNLVSEHIWCEDFLVRSFYLKNVQSQETRTLTQFHFLSWPAEGIPTTTRPLLDFRRKVNKCYRGRSCPIIVHCSDGAGRTGTYILVDMVLNRMAKGVKEIDIAATLEHIRDQRPGMVQTKDQFEFALTAVAEEVNAILKALPQ; this is translated from the exons ATGGGGCGGCGGCTCCTCCGGGcgctcctctgcctcctcctcctggccGGCCGCGGGCAGCTGCGTgacggcgctgctgccgccgccaccgccgcacACG GCTGCCTGTTTGACCGGAGGCTGTGTGCCCCGCAGGAGGTGTGTGTGCAGG ATGGGCTATTTGGGCAGTGCCAGGTGGGCTCCGTGCAGGACAGACCCTATTTCCAGGTTACATCTCCCGTGCTCCAGCGTCTGCAGGATGTCTTGCGACATCTCATGGCACAAG ggctcTCGTGGCAGGATGGCATCACCCAGTATGTGATCTCTCAGGAGATGGAGCGCATCCCCCGCCTCCGCTTGCCACCCTCGCTGGAGCCAGTGGCCAGGGACAG GTTCCTGCCTGTCCGCAGTGAGCCCCGGCGAGCCCCATTGCCCCCAGACGCCGGCCTGCCAGCAGCTCAGCATCTGGAGCAGCCCCCACCACTGCTGCTTTCCCCACTGGTGCAGCGGTACTTGGAGCatgtcctgctgccctccccaccccagctgGGCTACGAGGAGGCTCTGCTCAATCCCTACTCCTACCACAAG TTCGGCTATCAGGATGGTGCTCACCAGCAtcccagcagctcagccaggcAGAGCTCTGAAACCTCCTCGCTGCTGGGCCGGGTCCCTGCCCAGACCCTTTTTGGGGCTGGCCCTGTGCCCTCCTATGGCGGGCAGCCAGGAATGGATGGGGGGCATCTCTTCCAGGACTTGGGCATGCTTTCCCTGCCCAGAGAGAAAGCTGGCCGCCCGGACCCTGCCAGCGCCAGGCTTCAGCACAGCTTGCAGCTCCCCGATGACTACAGAAACATggaggggagggagcagcaaGCACCCCTGgctgcccagccaccctctgcaCAGACAG ATGCTGCCCTGAAGAGATTGGCTTCCCTCCTGGCCAGCTATGGCctggggctgccagagctgaaTCCCCAGCAGCTAAGCAGCCTGTCCACTCTCCTCCAGCTTCTCCAGAGCTCTG GTGTTGCTGGCCCTGAAGTGCCCACAGCGAAACGGGTGGGTTTGCAGCAGGGTGATGCTGGAGAAGGTGCCATGCCaaag GTGATGGAGGGAGACATGCAGCATGGAGAGGAGCCAGTACCCCCTTCCTCCACAGTGCcaccctccaaaatcccagccaGTAGATCCCcaggggatggaacaaaggGCAGGGCAACATCCTCACCAGCTCCCCAGGCTGAGCCACAGCAGGCACACAGTGGAGATGCCCTTAGCCCCAGAAAGCAGATTGTGGTGGAGAAGAAGAGCTACACAGAGATGAAGGATGGTGGGGCACAGCAGGGCATGCGGCCACCAGACGAGTATGGCTACATCGTCACAGACCAGAA GCCCCTGGGGCTGGCTGCTGGCGTGCGGCTGCTGGAGCTCCTAGCCAAGCACCTCCACCTCTCCACTGCCAGCTTCATCAACATCAG CGTTGTGGGTCCTGCACTTACCTTCCGTATCCAACAGAACCCTCAGAACTTTTCACTGGCAGATGTGGCCAGCCAGACTG AGCAAGTGAAGGGAGAGCTGGAGCACGAGCTGGGCCTGAAGATTGTGCAAACAGGAGTGGGAGAG CGAAATGAGGCTGCTGCCTACTCACGCCCATCCCGTTTTGGGGACGGCTTCCACTCGGTGCTGCTGACCTTCATCGCACTGGCCTGCGTGGCAGTCATTGCCATCACAGTGTCTGCGGCCTTCTGCCTCCGGCGCCATGCCAAGCAGCGGGAGAAGGAGCGCCTGGCTGCCCTGGGGCCAGAGGGTGCTGCCGACACCACCTTCGAGTACCAG GAGCTGTGCCGCCAGCACATGGCTGCCAAGTCTCTCTTTGGCCGCACTGAGGCACCCGCAGCACCAGCGGAGACTTCGAGGGTCAGCAGTGTCTCATCCCAGTTCAGCGACGCtccacagcccagccccagctcccacagcagcacacCCTCCTGGTGCGAGGAGCCTGTCCAGTCCAACATGGACATCTCCACCGGACACATGATCCTG GCCTATATGGAGGACCACCTCCGCAACCGAGACCGGCTGGCCAAGGAGTGGCAGGCGCTCTGCGCCTACCAAGCTGAGCCCAGCATCTGCTCCATTGCCCAGAGCGAAGCCAACCTGAAGAAGAACCGCAACCCCGACTATGTGCCCT ATGATCACGTGCGGATCAAGCTGAAAGCCGAGAGCAACCCATCCCGCAGTGACTTCATCAATGCCAGTCCAATC ATTGAGCATGACCCACGGATGCCAGCATACATTGCCACACAGGGGCCATTGTCCCACACTATTGCTGACTTCTGGCAG ATGGTGTGGGAACATGGCTGCACTGTCATTGTCATGCTGAGCCCCCTGGCTGAGGACAGTGTCAAGCAGTGTGACCGCTACTGGCCGGATGAAGGCTCCTCTCTTTACCACATCTACGAG GTGAACCTGGTGTCAGAGCACATCTGGTGTGAGGATTTCCTGGTGCGCAGCTTCTACCTGAAAAATGTGCAGTCGCAGGAGACCCGCACCCTGACGCAGTTCCACTTCCTCAGCTGGCCGGCCGAGGGCATCCCTACCACCACCCGGCCCCTCCTTGACTTCCGCAG GAAGGTGAACAAGTGCTACCGGGGTCGCTCCTGCCCTATTATCGTGCACTGCAG TGACGGTGCAGGCAGGACTGGGACGTACATCCTTGTCGACATGGTCCTGAACCGAATGGCCAAAG GGGTGAAGGAGATAGACATAGCTGCTACGCTGGAGCACATCCGAGACCAGCGGCCTGGTATGGTGCAGACCAAG GACCAGTTTGAGTTCGCACTGACGGCTGTGGCAGAGGA